The proteins below are encoded in one region of Knoellia sp. S7-12:
- a CDS encoding LacI family DNA-binding transcriptional regulator, with protein MRADRLDESEAGVGRVTLQTVADKVGVSRMTVSNAFSRPDQLSAALRDTVLKAADELGYTGPDPSARALARGSTGSVGVLLSNSPAEAFTDEIAAAFFSSIAATLSPLGIALTLLSSEPSGDVMPARDVAMDGVIVYNCDPESGAREQVERRKLPLVLVDQPNTRGFSSVNVEDRSGARAAAQHIIDLGHAKVALIGKTGAPPFGIVEASTATGQGYASTERLAGWTEVLTAAGIEPVILQEPIDSTDGGRGALKAILEAQPDTTAILAFSDAMAAGVLLDAHDAGIAVPEQLSVVGFDDNPLATRLRPQLTTVRQDVSEKGRLAASMLVDAVEDRRTGRTTKPRAVTLPTELVVRDSTAPPPRRR; from the coding sequence GTGCGAGCCGACCGGCTCGATGAGAGTGAGGCGGGCGTGGGCAGGGTGACCCTCCAGACCGTCGCCGACAAGGTCGGCGTGAGTCGGATGACGGTCTCGAACGCGTTCTCGCGCCCCGACCAGCTCTCTGCCGCTCTGCGCGACACGGTGCTCAAGGCTGCCGACGAGCTCGGCTACACCGGGCCCGACCCGTCCGCTCGGGCGCTGGCTCGTGGTTCGACCGGATCGGTGGGCGTGCTGCTGTCCAACAGTCCAGCGGAAGCCTTCACCGACGAGATCGCCGCAGCGTTCTTCAGTTCCATCGCTGCGACCCTCTCGCCGCTGGGCATTGCCCTCACTCTGCTCTCCAGCGAGCCGTCGGGTGACGTGATGCCCGCTCGGGACGTGGCCATGGACGGCGTCATCGTCTACAACTGTGACCCCGAGTCGGGTGCGCGCGAGCAGGTCGAGCGCCGCAAGCTGCCGCTCGTGCTTGTCGACCAGCCCAACACCAGGGGCTTCTCCAGCGTCAACGTCGAGGACCGCTCGGGAGCCCGGGCCGCCGCACAGCACATCATCGACCTGGGGCACGCCAAGGTCGCACTCATCGGCAAGACGGGAGCGCCACCCTTCGGCATCGTGGAGGCCTCGACGGCCACGGGACAGGGCTACGCCTCGACCGAACGGTTGGCCGGCTGGACGGAGGTGCTCACCGCGGCCGGCATCGAGCCGGTGATCCTGCAGGAGCCCATCGACTCGACCGACGGTGGTCGTGGCGCCCTCAAGGCCATCCTTGAAGCCCAGCCCGACACCACGGCCATCCTCGCGTTCTCCGATGCCATGGCCGCGGGCGTGCTTCTCGATGCCCATGACGCCGGGATCGCGGTGCCGGAGCAACTGTCCGTCGTCGGATTCGATGACAACCCGCTCGCGACCCGGCTGCGTCCGCAGCTGACGACGGTCCGCCAGGACGTCTCCGAGAAGGGTCGTCTCGCCGCGTCGATGCTGGTCGACGCCGTCGAGGACCGACGGACGGGCCGCACGACGAAGCCCCGGGCCGTGACCCTGCCGACCGAGCTCGTCGTGCGCGACTCCACGGCACCGCCACCGAGACGACGATGA
- a CDS encoding Rossmann fold nucleotide-binding protein, translating to MNEIETARDLEAALAHGSPLSGLRLQDLDLTRHEERLLTRTDLEGLVVLGGRLSPTLDNHLRLHGALVFPTDPHAPVNPYRASLYQPHELYAGMENNGYEQTPDALAYHWSRDADAHHDVFITLLRAIHDDSVSDALTEFVGGAPVVGVMGGHALTRDSEAYAGAARLGHTFASAGLVVATGGGPGAMEAANLGALCPTDAVVSEALGRLAGIPSFRPSIEDWARRALEIFDDIIAIPVQDSAVRSIGIPTWFYGHEPPNVFCNGIAKYFSNAVREDGLLARSTAGLVVLHGAAGTVQEIFQSITPLYYAEADQTLAPLVLVGVDHWSREVPVWNTIEALGRERGMGEAVHLVDTIDEAAELVLSSRT from the coding sequence ATGAACGAGATCGAGACCGCGCGCGACCTCGAGGCGGCCCTGGCCCACGGCTCACCACTCTCAGGTTTGCGACTGCAGGACCTCGACCTCACCCGCCACGAGGAGCGGCTCCTGACCCGGACCGACCTCGAAGGGCTGGTCGTGCTCGGCGGGCGCCTCTCCCCCACGCTCGACAACCACCTCCGCCTCCACGGCGCCCTCGTCTTCCCCACCGACCCACACGCGCCGGTCAACCCCTATCGAGCCAGCCTCTATCAACCGCACGAGCTCTATGCCGGGATGGAGAACAACGGCTACGAGCAGACCCCAGACGCCCTCGCCTATCACTGGTCGCGCGACGCCGATGCCCACCATGACGTGTTCATCACCCTGCTGCGCGCCATCCACGACGACTCCGTGAGCGACGCCCTCACCGAGTTCGTCGGGGGCGCCCCCGTCGTCGGAGTCATGGGTGGTCACGCGCTGACGCGCGACAGCGAGGCGTATGCCGGTGCCGCACGTCTTGGACACACCTTCGCCTCCGCGGGTCTGGTCGTCGCAACCGGTGGTGGGCCCGGGGCGATGGAGGCGGCGAACCTCGGCGCACTGTGCCCGACGGACGCGGTGGTGAGCGAGGCACTCGGGCGACTGGCCGGCATACCCTCCTTCCGGCCTTCGATCGAGGACTGGGCCCGGCGGGCACTTGAGATATTCGACGACATCATCGCAATTCCGGTGCAGGACAGCGCTGTTCGCTCGATCGGTATTCCTACCTGGTTCTATGGTCACGAGCCGCCCAACGTCTTCTGCAACGGCATCGCGAAGTACTTCAGCAACGCCGTCCGCGAGGACGGGCTGCTCGCGCGCTCGACCGCCGGCCTCGTCGTCCTGCATGGGGCCGCGGGCACCGTTCAGGAGATCTTCCAGTCGATCACGCCGCTCTACTACGCCGAGGCGGACCAGACGCTGGCGCCGCTGGTCCTCGTCGGTGTCGACCACTGGTCACGCGAAGTGCCCGTCTGGAACACCATCGAGGCGCTCGGACGCGAGCGCGGGATGGGTGAGGCGGTGCACCTCGTCGACACCATCGACGAAGCCGCCGAGCTCGTGCTCAGCTCGCGCACCTGA
- a CDS encoding response regulator transcription factor, whose amino-acid sequence MTTVLVVDDHPLFRGGLVSLLETVDDIDVVGAAGDGESAVRMTHELQPDVVLMDLNLPGMPGLEATRRIVAGDPGVRVLVLTMQADQASVMSALRVGASGYLLKEAGQQEVLAAIRSVAAGGTVLGRGATSDRNRPPVDLTARESEVLALIARGSSNAEIAHELELSLKTVQNHVSHLLLKLQVRDRTQAALRMRGL is encoded by the coding sequence GTGACGACGGTCCTTGTCGTCGACGACCATCCGCTGTTCCGCGGGGGGCTCGTCAGCCTCCTCGAGACCGTCGACGACATCGACGTCGTGGGTGCCGCCGGTGACGGCGAGAGCGCGGTGCGGATGACGCACGAGCTGCAGCCTGACGTCGTCCTCATGGACCTCAACCTCCCCGGCATGCCCGGCCTCGAGGCCACGCGCCGCATCGTTGCCGGCGACCCGGGCGTCCGGGTGCTCGTCCTGACGATGCAGGCCGACCAGGCAAGCGTGATGTCGGCGCTGCGCGTCGGCGCGAGCGGCTACCTCCTCAAGGAGGCCGGTCAGCAGGAGGTGTTGGCGGCGATCCGCTCAGTCGCAGCAGGTGGCACCGTCCTGGGGCGCGGCGCCACCTCGGATCGCAACCGCCCACCGGTCGACCTCACGGCTCGGGAGTCGGAGGTGCTCGCACTCATTGCGCGAGGCTCCTCGAATGCCGAGATCGCACACGAGCTCGAGCTCAGCCTCAAGACGGTCCAGAACCACGTCTCGCACCTGCTGCTCAAGTTGCAGGTGCGGGACCGGACACAGGCGGCGCTGCGGATGCGTGGGCTGTGA
- a CDS encoding sensor histidine kinase, which yields MRSVRVALALLVAALAVAGALMPPLVATEGRDPFNDAAIALVVATYAVVGVVIEVARPGHAVGRLMLTGAALWGCGEALIAVGLASEPVGEGAALIGVGGTAGRGLGWLLLVVGLPLLFPDGTPPRYAARLAVAGVSLFFVGSLIAPEPLEERLAAVDNPIGLSGAWQPVADGIALLGVGLVFAGLLFAVVALGRRWRHGSWLERQQLLIFAVAFALPLLLLPLMATPWVDPWMFAVVSVPVPIAVAVALLQRRLYDVQLAANRSLTYVTLSVALAALYALVVGGVGAMVAGRGAVWLPWVAAGVVAVAFAPLRDSLQRGANRLIHGRWSAPAEVLAETGHRLSDAADGPALLRSLTHELVHGLGLDHAEITDRAGRPVARTGSPGERGSRLELTAYGAKVGHLEWSGGPLRERDARLLEDVARQMGGVVHSAGLVEALRAAQERLVAAREQERRRVRRDLHDGLGPSLAGLGFQVDTIANLLRDGRPVGDRLDHLQAGLRGTVAEVRRIVEGLRPPALDDLGLFGAVAELGHELVGGAGLELSLDLPPTRPVLPAAVEVVAYRVAQEALTNVVRHAEATTCRVSATLSDGALSLEVSDDGQPHSDWSGASSAHGVGLRSMSERADEIGGRVDVTALAHGTLVSLRLPLRTGMAS from the coding sequence ATGCGATCGGTGAGGGTGGCCCTGGCACTGCTGGTCGCTGCCCTCGCCGTCGCTGGCGCGCTCATGCCGCCGCTCGTCGCGACGGAGGGTCGCGATCCCTTCAACGACGCGGCGATCGCTCTCGTGGTCGCGACCTACGCGGTAGTGGGGGTGGTGATCGAGGTGGCGCGACCCGGTCACGCAGTGGGTCGGCTGATGCTGACCGGGGCTGCGCTGTGGGGGTGTGGGGAGGCGCTCATCGCCGTCGGCCTCGCATCTGAGCCCGTCGGCGAGGGTGCCGCGCTCATCGGGGTCGGTGGCACGGCTGGGAGGGGACTCGGTTGGCTCCTGCTCGTCGTTGGCCTGCCACTTCTTTTCCCGGACGGCACTCCGCCTCGGTATGCCGCCCGCTTGGCGGTCGCCGGTGTTTCCCTCTTCTTCGTCGGTTCCCTCATCGCTCCCGAGCCCCTCGAGGAGCGGCTCGCCGCAGTCGACAACCCGATCGGGCTCTCCGGGGCGTGGCAACCGGTCGCCGACGGCATCGCCCTCCTCGGAGTCGGGCTCGTCTTTGCCGGACTGTTGTTCGCCGTTGTCGCACTGGGGCGCCGTTGGCGTCACGGAAGTTGGCTGGAGCGCCAGCAGCTGCTGATCTTCGCTGTCGCGTTTGCCTTGCCGCTCCTCCTTCTGCCCCTCATGGCCACGCCTTGGGTGGACCCGTGGATGTTCGCCGTCGTGAGCGTGCCGGTTCCTATCGCGGTCGCGGTGGCACTCCTCCAGCGTCGCCTCTACGACGTGCAGCTGGCGGCGAATCGTTCACTCACCTATGTCACTCTCTCGGTCGCACTGGCCGCCCTCTACGCCCTCGTCGTTGGAGGGGTGGGAGCCATGGTCGCCGGCAGGGGAGCCGTGTGGCTGCCCTGGGTGGCTGCCGGGGTGGTGGCAGTGGCATTCGCCCCCCTGCGCGACTCGCTCCAGCGCGGTGCCAACAGGTTGATCCACGGTCGGTGGTCCGCCCCGGCCGAGGTGCTGGCGGAGACGGGTCATCGGCTCTCCGACGCCGCAGACGGACCGGCCCTTCTGCGCTCGCTCACCCACGAGCTCGTGCACGGCCTCGGGCTCGATCACGCCGAGATCACGGACAGGGCCGGACGCCCAGTCGCCAGGACTGGTTCACCCGGTGAGAGAGGGAGCCGACTGGAGCTCACGGCATACGGCGCGAAGGTCGGCCACCTCGAGTGGAGCGGAGGGCCGCTTCGAGAGCGTGACGCGCGGCTGCTCGAGGACGTGGCGCGACAGATGGGTGGTGTCGTCCACTCAGCAGGGCTCGTCGAGGCGCTCAGGGCGGCCCAGGAGCGTCTGGTGGCGGCGCGCGAGCAGGAGCGGCGACGAGTCCGACGCGACCTCCACGACGGGCTGGGCCCCTCTCTCGCGGGCCTGGGGTTTCAGGTCGACACCATCGCCAACCTCCTGCGCGACGGCCGTCCGGTGGGGGACCGACTCGACCACCTGCAGGCGGGGTTGCGTGGCACGGTGGCCGAGGTGCGCCGGATTGTCGAGGGGTTGCGGCCCCCAGCCCTGGATGACCTCGGGCTGTTCGGAGCGGTCGCGGAGCTCGGGCACGAACTGGTGGGGGGAGCGGGCCTCGAGCTGTCCCTCGACCTTCCGCCGACGCGACCGGTCCTGCCGGCGGCGGTGGAGGTCGTCGCCTACCGCGTGGCGCAGGAGGCTCTCACCAATGTCGTTCGGCACGCCGAGGCAACGACCTGCCGCGTGTCTGCGACATTGTCGGACGGGGCGCTGTCCCTTGAGGTGAGCGATGACGGGCAACCGCATAGCGACTGGTCGGGCGCCTCGTCGGCCCACGGTGTCGGTCTGCGCAGCATGAGCGAGCGGGCCGACGAGATCGGCGGCCGAGTCGATGTCACCGCCCTGGCCCACGGCACTCTCGTCTCTCTTCGCTTGCCTCTGCGGACAGGGATGGCGTCGTGA
- the rlmN gene encoding 23S rRNA (adenine(2503)-C(2))-methyltransferase RlmN, which translates to MTSLPEPKVGPPVPGQLTFNAPRRGKPPRHLADLSPAERKAAVEGLGHKGFRAKQLSTHYFERLVESPEDMTDLPKAVRDDLVADLLPTLLTPVRTLEADRGATLKSVWRLHDGAMVESVLMRYPKRVTICISSQAGCGMNCPFCATGQAGLTRNMSAAEIVEQVVDANRKLRHGALPAIGATHPAEAGLGDESDEDAGDTSSPSAGGPERVSNVVFMGMGEALANYKAAIGAIRRLTDPAPDGLGMSARGITMSTVGLVPAIDKLAAEGIPVTLALSLHAPDDELRNELVPINTRWSVDEALDAAYRYFVVTGRRVSIEYALIKDINDQAWRADLLGKKLTARGKGWVHVNPIPLNPTPGSKWTASRRGVEQQFVERLRAYGIPTTVRDTRGSDIDGACGQLAAATS; encoded by the coding sequence ATGACTTCTCTCCCAGAACCCAAGGTCGGGCCACCGGTGCCCGGGCAGCTCACCTTCAACGCGCCCCGCCGCGGCAAGCCGCCGCGCCACCTCGCCGACCTTTCACCGGCTGAGCGCAAGGCTGCCGTCGAGGGGTTGGGCCACAAGGGTTTCCGGGCCAAGCAACTGTCGACGCACTACTTCGAGCGCCTGGTGGAGTCGCCCGAGGACATGACCGACCTGCCCAAGGCCGTGCGTGACGACCTCGTCGCCGACCTGCTCCCGACCCTGTTGACGCCGGTGCGGACGCTCGAGGCCGACCGCGGCGCGACGCTCAAGTCGGTGTGGCGCCTCCACGACGGTGCGATGGTCGAGTCGGTGCTCATGCGCTACCCCAAGCGCGTGACGATCTGCATCTCGAGCCAGGCGGGGTGCGGCATGAACTGCCCGTTCTGCGCGACCGGTCAGGCCGGGCTCACCCGCAACATGTCGGCCGCCGAGATCGTCGAACAGGTCGTCGACGCCAACCGCAAGCTGCGCCACGGTGCGCTCCCTGCGATCGGGGCGACCCACCCGGCCGAGGCCGGTCTCGGTGACGAGAGCGACGAAGACGCAGGCGACACATCGAGCCCTTCCGCGGGTGGCCCGGAACGCGTCAGCAACGTCGTCTTCATGGGCATGGGTGAGGCCCTGGCCAACTACAAGGCCGCGATTGGCGCCATCCGCCGCCTCACCGACCCTGCCCCCGACGGGCTCGGCATGTCGGCTCGCGGCATCACGATGTCCACCGTTGGTCTCGTGCCGGCCATCGACAAACTCGCTGCTGAGGGCATTCCGGTCACTCTCGCGCTGTCACTCCACGCCCCGGACGATGAGCTGCGCAACGAACTCGTCCCGATCAACACCCGGTGGAGTGTCGACGAAGCCCTCGATGCGGCATACCGCTATTTCGTGGTGACGGGACGTCGCGTCAGCATCGAATACGCCCTCATCAAGGACATCAACGACCAGGCGTGGCGAGCCGACCTACTCGGCAAGAAGCTCACGGCGCGTGGCAAGGGGTGGGTGCACGTCAACCCGATCCCGCTCAACCCGACGCCTGGTTCGAAGTGGACCGCGTCGCGTCGTGGTGTCGAGCAGCAGTTCGTGGAGCGCCTGCGTGCCTACGGCATCCCGACGACGGTTCGCGACACCCGCGGCTCCGACATCGACGGCGCCTGCGGTCAGCTCGCTGCCGCGACTTCCTGA
- a CDS encoding DUF3626 domain-containing protein produces the protein MPPPQVRALEHITSFATGEPVDPSHRVTLHFHPDRLVGGPGGRPILEMMARDGRYRSQFETGTSNGGLTAHPGGDRWRWESRIFAGAYDSEDHEHRPKYGSLNFRRRAVGGSPRFGSAHFRLSAESLTRTTFCYPDSHEEPEHFGISTRVSTLVALAEADDEDALDDYVEAHVHGELIIDRDVEALVLDPSHRGTSAEVAAEHLGCPVEWHGGFRLSIDEMRRHEDFRGLEFVELGHEISRGGILDPAIIGDASRTGRYDEQSLKRVWHYVARFGSPEMAGTP, from the coding sequence ATGCCGCCGCCACAAGTCCGCGCGCTCGAGCACATCACGTCCTTCGCGACCGGTGAGCCGGTCGATCCGTCACACCGGGTGACACTGCACTTCCACCCCGACCGGCTGGTGGGTGGCCCCGGCGGCAGACCGATCCTCGAGATGATGGCTCGCGACGGGCGGTATCGCTCACAGTTCGAGACCGGCACCAGCAACGGTGGCCTCACCGCCCACCCGGGTGGCGACCGATGGCGGTGGGAGAGCCGCATCTTCGCTGGCGCCTATGACTCGGAGGACCACGAGCACCGCCCCAAGTACGGCTCACTCAACTTCCGCCGCCGCGCCGTCGGCGGCTCTCCCCGCTTCGGCTCGGCCCACTTCCGCCTCTCCGCAGAGAGCCTGACCCGCACGACGTTCTGCTACCCGGACAGCCACGAGGAGCCGGAGCACTTCGGCATCTCGACCCGGGTGTCGACGTTGGTCGCCCTGGCCGAGGCGGACGACGAGGATGCACTCGACGACTACGTCGAGGCGCACGTGCATGGCGAGCTCATCATCGACCGTGACGTGGAGGCGCTTGTCCTTGACCCCAGCCATCGAGGCACTTCGGCCGAGGTGGCTGCCGAGCATCTGGGTTGCCCAGTCGAGTGGCACGGCGGGTTCCGCCTGTCCATCGACGAGATGCGTCGCCACGAGGACTTCCGAGGGCTGGAGTTCGTCGAGCTGGGACACGAGATCTCGCGCGGCGGCATACTCGATCCGGCCATCATCGGCGACGCATCACGCACCGGCCGCTACGACGAGCAGTCCCTCAAACGCGTGTGGCACTACGTCGCTCGGTTCGGCAGCCCCGAGATGGCTGGCACGCCCTAG
- a CDS encoding phosphatidate cytidylyltransferase, which yields MSDSPTTEGPVADRTTRSAPQSTKTPKAGRNLPAAIGVGVGLALLIIASLVIRREAFLVILVAAMAIGAWEMRRAVRQAGIDVPLVPVVIGAASMVLSAYYRGPEALILTFGLTCIGILVWRVADGLDGAIRDIGGALFVALYPCFLGGFAALLLSADDGHLRIIYFVLVVAFSDIGGYAFGVFLGKHPMAPSISPKKSWEGFGGSVFTCAAVGALGLTLMFDGPWWKGAVIGVLVAATATVGDLIESSIKRDLGIKDMGTLLPGHGGIMDRLDSLVLCIPVVWALLLWATP from the coding sequence ATGAGCGACTCTCCCACGACTGAGGGCCCTGTGGCCGATCGGACCACCCGGTCGGCTCCCCAGTCGACCAAGACGCCGAAGGCGGGCCGCAATCTGCCGGCGGCCATCGGCGTCGGTGTCGGGCTGGCACTTCTCATCATTGCCTCGCTGGTGATCCGGCGTGAGGCGTTCCTCGTCATCCTCGTCGCTGCCATGGCGATCGGGGCGTGGGAGATGCGGCGGGCCGTGCGCCAGGCCGGCATCGACGTGCCCTTGGTGCCTGTCGTCATTGGTGCGGCCTCGATGGTGCTCTCGGCCTACTACCGAGGGCCGGAAGCGCTCATCCTCACGTTCGGTCTCACCTGCATCGGAATCCTGGTGTGGCGGGTCGCTGACGGTCTGGACGGTGCCATCCGCGACATCGGCGGCGCCCTCTTCGTCGCGCTCTATCCGTGTTTCCTCGGCGGGTTCGCGGCTCTGCTGCTCTCGGCCGACGATGGCCACCTGCGCATCATCTACTTCGTCCTCGTCGTGGCGTTCTCCGACATCGGGGGCTACGCGTTCGGCGTCTTCCTCGGCAAGCACCCCATGGCGCCGTCGATCTCGCCCAAGAAGTCCTGGGAGGGCTTCGGCGGATCGGTGTTCACGTGTGCAGCGGTGGGTGCGCTCGGGTTGACGCTCATGTTCGACGGGCCGTGGTGGAAGGGCGCCGTCATCGGCGTGCTCGTCGCCGCGACTGCCACAGTCGGTGACCTCATCGAGTCGAGCATCAAGCGCGACCTCGGTATCAAGGACATGGGCACGTTGCTCCCTGGCCATGGGGGGATCATGGACCGACTCGACTCGCTCGTTCTGTGCATCCCCGTCGTCTGGGCGCTGCTCCTCTGGGCGACTCCCTGA
- the frr gene encoding ribosome recycling factor, with amino-acid sequence MIDDTLLEAEEKMEKAVEVAKDNFAAIRTGRAHPSMFNKVIVDYYGAPTPLQQLASFQTPEARTILISPFDKGAMNNIEKALRDADLGVNPSNDGNIIRCILPQLTEERRKEYIKMARTQAEDAKVAIRNIRRTAKESIEKLVKAGDVGEDEGSRAEKDLESTTKKYVDTIDEVLKGKETELLEV; translated from the coding sequence ATGATCGACGACACCCTGCTCGAGGCCGAAGAAAAGATGGAGAAGGCCGTCGAGGTGGCCAAGGACAACTTCGCCGCCATCCGCACCGGTCGGGCCCACCCCAGCATGTTCAACAAGGTGATCGTCGACTACTACGGTGCGCCGACCCCACTGCAGCAGCTCGCGTCGTTCCAGACGCCGGAGGCGCGCACGATCCTCATCTCCCCGTTCGACAAGGGCGCGATGAACAACATCGAGAAGGCTCTGCGTGACGCAGACCTGGGGGTGAACCCGTCCAACGACGGCAACATCATCCGGTGCATCCTGCCGCAGCTCACCGAGGAGCGCCGCAAGGAATACATCAAGATGGCGCGCACGCAGGCCGAGGACGCCAAGGTCGCGATCCGCAACATCCGCCGGACCGCCAAGGAGAGCATCGAGAAGCTCGTCAAGGCCGGCGACGTCGGCGAGGACGAGGGCTCACGCGCCGAGAAGGACCTCGAGTCCACGACGAAGAAGTACGTCGACACCATCGACGAGGTGCTCAAGGGCAAGGAGACCGAACTGCTCGAGGTCTGA
- the pyrH gene encoding UMP kinase: MTTDVQTQIAPTTTGERARRVLLKLSGEVFGGGSVGVDPEVVRGIAAQIAAAIREGTQVAIVVGGGNFFRGAELQQKGMDRSRADYIGMLGTVMNCLALQDFLEKEGIDTRVQTAITMGQVAEPYIPRRAIRHLEKGRAVIFGAGAGMPYFSTDTVSAQRALECHCDMVLMSKSGVDGVYDSDPRTNPDARKLDTLTYAEALQKGLKVVDAAAFSLCMENDLPMMVFGMEGEGNITRAIQGERIGTLVTA, from the coding sequence GTGACCACTGACGTCCAGACCCAGATCGCTCCCACCACCACTGGTGAGCGCGCTCGACGGGTCCTTCTCAAGCTCAGCGGAGAGGTTTTCGGCGGAGGAAGTGTGGGCGTCGACCCCGAGGTCGTGCGCGGTATCGCAGCCCAGATCGCCGCCGCCATCCGAGAAGGCACACAGGTCGCCATCGTCGTCGGTGGCGGCAACTTCTTTCGCGGAGCCGAGCTCCAGCAGAAGGGCATGGATCGCTCGCGAGCCGACTACATCGGCATGCTCGGCACCGTGATGAACTGCCTCGCTCTGCAGGACTTCCTTGAGAAGGAAGGCATCGACACGCGCGTGCAGACGGCCATCACGATGGGCCAGGTCGCCGAGCCCTACATCCCGCGTCGCGCGATCCGTCACCTTGAGAAGGGGCGTGCGGTGATCTTCGGAGCAGGAGCCGGTATGCCGTACTTCTCCACCGACACGGTCAGCGCCCAGCGCGCCCTGGAGTGCCACTGCGACATGGTGCTCATGTCCAAGAGCGGCGTCGACGGCGTCTACGACTCGGACCCGCGCACCAACCCCGACGCGCGCAAGCTCGACACGCTCACCTATGCCGAGGCGCTCCAGAAGGGCCTCAAGGTCGTCGACGCGGCCGCGTTCAGCCTCTGCATGGAGAACGACCTGCCGATGATGGTCTTCGGTATGGAGGGCGAGGGCAATATCACCCGGGCCATCCAGGGCGAGCGCATCGGCACCCTCGTCACCGCCTGA